The Streptomyces sp. NBC_01275 genome has a segment encoding these proteins:
- a CDS encoding acyl-CoA dehydrogenase family protein, producing the protein MHAPHAGRPADPLDLLELDSLLTPDERAVRDAVRTFCDRRVDPFIAEWFEQGEIEDIRGLTKELGELGLLGMHLEGYGCAGMSAVDYGLACLELEASDSGLRSLVSVQGSLAMYAIHAFGSEEQKEGWLPRMAAGTAIGCFGLTEPDSGSDPGSMRTAARRDGADWVLDGRKMWITNGSVADVAVVWARTEDGIRGFVVPTDTPGFSAPAIKHKMSLRASVTSELVLDSVRLPASAVLPEVRGLRGPLSCLSEARYGIAWGAMGAARSAFRAALNYAGDRVQFGRPISGFQLTQAKLTDMSLELNKGFLLALHLGRIKDDRGLRPEQVSYGKLNNTRTALEICRTARTVLGANGISLEYPVIRHANNLESILTYEGTVEMHTLMIGQALTGQAAFR; encoded by the coding sequence ATGCACGCACCGCACGCCGGGCGCCCGGCCGACCCCCTCGACCTCCTGGAACTCGACAGCCTGCTCACCCCGGACGAGCGCGCCGTACGCGACGCGGTGCGCACGTTCTGCGACCGGCGCGTCGACCCGTTCATCGCCGAGTGGTTCGAGCAGGGCGAGATCGAGGACATCCGCGGCCTCACCAAGGAACTCGGCGAACTCGGCCTGCTGGGCATGCACCTGGAGGGCTACGGCTGCGCGGGGATGAGCGCCGTCGACTACGGCCTCGCCTGCCTGGAACTGGAGGCGAGCGACTCCGGACTGCGTTCCCTGGTCTCGGTGCAGGGCTCGCTGGCCATGTACGCGATCCACGCCTTCGGTTCCGAGGAGCAGAAGGAGGGGTGGCTGCCGCGGATGGCGGCGGGCACGGCCATCGGCTGCTTCGGGCTCACCGAGCCCGACTCCGGCTCCGACCCGGGCAGCATGCGCACCGCCGCCCGCCGGGACGGCGCCGACTGGGTCCTCGACGGCCGCAAGATGTGGATCACGAACGGTTCGGTCGCCGACGTCGCCGTGGTCTGGGCCCGCACGGAGGACGGCATCCGCGGCTTCGTCGTCCCCACCGACACCCCCGGCTTCTCGGCTCCGGCGATCAAGCACAAGATGTCCCTGCGGGCGTCGGTGACCAGCGAGCTGGTCCTGGACTCCGTACGGCTCCCGGCATCGGCCGTCCTGCCGGAGGTGCGAGGGCTGCGCGGTCCGCTGTCCTGCCTGAGCGAGGCCCGGTACGGCATCGCCTGGGGTGCGATGGGCGCCGCACGCTCCGCCTTCCGGGCGGCGCTGAACTATGCCGGCGACCGCGTCCAGTTCGGCCGCCCGATCAGCGGATTCCAGCTGACCCAGGCCAAGTTGACCGACATGTCCCTGGAGCTGAACAAGGGCTTTCTGCTGGCCCTGCACCTCGGCCGGATCAAGGACGACCGCGGGCTGCGGCCCGAACAGGTCAGCTACGGCAAGCTCAACAACACCCGGACGGCACTGGAGATCTGCCGCACCGCGCGCACGGTGCTCGGCGCCAACGGCATCTCGCTGGAGTACCCGGTCATCCGGCACGCCAACAACCTGGAGTCGATCCTCACCTACGAGGGCACGGTCGAGATGCACACCCTGATGATCGGCCAGGCGCTGACGGGCCAGGCGGCGTTCCGGTGA
- a CDS encoding helix-turn-helix transcriptional regulator, producing the protein MTIFPPDPDFEALRLELARLRAARGWSYDELAARSGLARRTLIEIEQGRTIGTVKTWHALAHALSTPLDELFAALCNGHEHPEKTDG; encoded by the coding sequence GTGACGATCTTTCCGCCCGACCCGGACTTCGAGGCACTCCGCCTGGAGCTCGCGCGCCTGCGGGCGGCCCGAGGGTGGAGCTATGACGAGCTCGCCGCCCGTAGTGGCCTCGCCAGACGGACTCTCATCGAGATTGAGCAGGGCCGCACGATCGGGACGGTGAAAACCTGGCACGCTCTCGCACACGCCCTGAGCACCCCGCTCGACGAGCTCTTCGCAGCCTTGTGCAACGGGCACGAGCACCCCGAAAAGACCGACGGCTGA
- a CDS encoding 3-hydroxybutyryl-CoA dehydrogenase gives MSAGPGADIRRVGVVGCGLMGAGIAEVCARAGLDVVVHEVNPGAAEAGRARITASLDRGVRRGKLSGADRDAALGRVRVSTDLTDLADRDLVVEAATEDEKVKAALFAELDRIVVREDALLASNTSSLPIMKLGMATARPHQVIGVHFFNPVPVLELVEIVPSLLTAPQTQVRAEEFVTQVLAKKVIRAQDRAGFVVNALLVPYLLSAIRMLESGHACAEDIDTGMVLGCAHPMGPLSLADLIGLDTLTAIAEAMYADFKDPLHAPPPLLLRMVEAGLLGRKSGRGFHDYFENDSSMKGN, from the coding sequence GTGAGCGCCGGGCCGGGCGCGGACATCCGCAGGGTCGGGGTCGTCGGCTGCGGGCTGATGGGCGCGGGCATCGCCGAGGTCTGCGCCCGGGCCGGCCTGGACGTCGTCGTCCACGAGGTGAACCCGGGTGCCGCCGAGGCCGGCCGGGCCCGGATCACCGCCTCGCTCGACCGCGGCGTACGGCGCGGCAAGCTCTCCGGGGCGGACCGTGACGCCGCGCTCGGCCGGGTGCGGGTCTCGACCGACCTGACGGACCTGGCCGACCGGGACCTGGTGGTGGAGGCGGCGACGGAGGACGAGAAGGTGAAGGCGGCGCTGTTCGCCGAGCTCGACCGGATCGTCGTCCGGGAGGACGCGCTGCTGGCGTCGAACACCTCCTCCCTGCCCATCATGAAACTGGGCATGGCCACCGCCCGCCCGCACCAGGTGATCGGCGTGCACTTCTTCAACCCGGTGCCGGTGCTGGAGCTCGTGGAGATCGTGCCGTCGTTGCTGACGGCACCTCAGACACAGGTCCGGGCGGAGGAGTTCGTCACCCAGGTCCTGGCCAAGAAGGTGATCCGTGCCCAGGACCGGGCCGGCTTCGTGGTCAACGCCCTGCTCGTGCCCTACCTGCTCTCCGCGATCCGGATGCTGGAGTCCGGCCACGCCTGCGCGGAGGACATCGACACCGGCATGGTCCTCGGCTGCGCCCACCCGATGGGGCCGCTGAGCCTGGCCGACCTGATCGGCCTGGACACCCTCACCGCCATCGCCGAGGCGATGTACGCGGACTTCAAGGACCCGTTGCATGCCCCGCCGCCCCTGTTGCTGCGGATGGTGGAGGCCGGACTGCTGGGCCGGAAGTCCGGGCGCGGCTTCCACGACTACTTCGAGAACGACTCTTCCATGAAGGGCAACTGA
- a CDS encoding alcohol dehydrogenase catalytic domain-containing protein — protein sequence MSATMRAARMHAVGEPMRIEELPVPEPGPGDVRVAVHAVNIVPNLANILNMWTTWFPHSPLPTLPAIFGLDPAGVVEAVGEGVQAFKPGDRVYVNPGRSCGSCRSCRSGDSINCASYAFAGYFGFSPTALNLLDRYQGGLAEYMVAPAYSLVKLPDSLSFEAAARFGYIGTMYSALRKAEAGPGKTILINGISGTLGIAAALLAPAMGLTHVYGTGRDKGLLDQVGKLAGGRLNLHSLDDGPVDEWIHEQTDGYGADIYIDALGPGAPHETFRAGMRAMARGGIAVNIGAVAGDLPIDIHRMMDQQLRLIGSAWFTSGEGQAMADMAGAGLLDLSPLEHQVFPLEQVNDAISGIAVRNGGFSNFIISPTA from the coding sequence ATGAGTGCGACCATGCGAGCCGCGCGGATGCACGCCGTCGGCGAGCCGATGAGGATCGAGGAACTCCCCGTTCCCGAGCCCGGCCCCGGTGACGTCCGCGTGGCCGTCCACGCCGTCAACATCGTTCCGAACCTCGCCAACATCCTGAACATGTGGACGACCTGGTTCCCGCACAGCCCCCTGCCGACCCTCCCGGCGATCTTCGGCCTGGACCCGGCAGGCGTGGTCGAGGCCGTCGGCGAAGGCGTCCAGGCCTTCAAGCCGGGCGACCGGGTGTACGTCAACCCGGGCCGCTCCTGCGGCTCCTGTCGCTCGTGCCGGAGCGGCGACTCGATCAACTGCGCCAGCTACGCCTTCGCCGGGTACTTCGGCTTCTCCCCGACCGCCCTGAACCTCCTCGACCGCTACCAGGGCGGCCTCGCCGAGTACATGGTGGCCCCGGCGTACAGCCTGGTGAAGCTGCCGGACTCGCTGTCCTTCGAGGCCGCCGCCCGCTTCGGCTACATCGGCACCATGTACTCGGCGCTGCGCAAGGCCGAGGCCGGTCCGGGCAAGACGATCCTCATCAACGGCATCAGCGGCACCCTGGGCATCGCCGCCGCGCTCCTCGCGCCGGCCATGGGCCTCACCCACGTGTACGGCACCGGCCGGGACAAGGGCCTCCTGGACCAGGTCGGCAAGCTGGCGGGCGGCCGTCTGAACCTGCACTCCCTCGACGACGGCCCGGTCGACGAGTGGATCCACGAGCAGACCGACGGCTACGGCGCCGACATCTACATCGACGCCCTCGGCCCGGGCGCCCCGCACGAGACCTTCCGGGCCGGCATGCGGGCGATGGCACGCGGCGGCATCGCCGTCAACATCGGCGCCGTCGCCGGTGATCTGCCGATCGACATCCACCGGATGATGGACCAGCAGCTGCGGCTGATCGGCTCGGCCTGGTTCACCTCCGGCGAGGGGCAGGCCATGGCCGACATGGCGGGGGCCGGCCTGCTGGACCTGAGCCCGCTGGAGCACCAGGTGTTCCCGCTGGAGCAGGTCAACGACGCCATCAGCGGCATCGCCGTGCGCAACGGCGGCTTCAGCAACTTCATCATCAGCCCGACGGCCTGA
- a CDS encoding class I adenylate-forming enzyme family protein has translation MTTSSWFGAHLVTSAAEAGSRPALVFQDRSWTYAELDRAVRRTVARLDKHGVRGGDRVVMQGAARPEALITLFAVTRMGAVLVPLHPQVTGGELAVVCEETAPTAVVAGERFPAGPGLRLTWEDLHPEDEGPEAPVCDPPAGSDVAVIAFTSGTSGRPKGVALTHDNLYRSMAGALARLPFGEDDTALVSTPLAHVAVLGGLPQCTWARRGTVVLAPRFDPDLFVDLVRDHRVTCAFAVPAMSALLARHPRFTGGELDTLRWILSGGSPAQTATREQFRARGIGVVNSYGLTETSAGVTYSAPEEPATSTGSPVPEAELTVVDATGAPAPVGTPGEIWVRGPSVADAYWTATGSVPVADREGWFHSGDRGLFDAEGRLTVVGRLKETIITGGENVDPAEVENALADFPGVVEVAVSGAPDPVWGEVVTAFLVTDSGTPALEDVRGHLDGRLARHKWPRRLCVVPALPRGATGKLQRARLTTLLDN, from the coding sequence ATGACCACGAGCTCCTGGTTCGGCGCCCACCTCGTGACCAGTGCGGCCGAGGCCGGCTCCCGGCCCGCCCTCGTCTTCCAGGACCGCTCCTGGACCTACGCCGAGCTGGACCGGGCGGTCCGGCGCACGGTCGCCCGGCTCGACAAGCACGGGGTGCGCGGGGGCGACCGGGTGGTGATGCAGGGCGCGGCCCGGCCCGAGGCGCTGATCACGCTGTTCGCGGTGACGCGGATGGGCGCCGTCCTCGTCCCGCTGCACCCGCAGGTGACGGGCGGCGAGCTCGCGGTCGTGTGCGAGGAGACCGCCCCGACGGCCGTGGTCGCTGGCGAGCGCTTCCCGGCGGGCCCGGGCCTGCGGCTGACGTGGGAGGACCTGCATCCCGAGGACGAGGGTCCCGAGGCGCCGGTCTGCGATCCCCCGGCCGGCTCGGACGTCGCGGTGATCGCGTTCACGTCCGGGACCTCCGGCCGCCCCAAGGGCGTCGCACTCACCCACGACAACCTGTACCGGAGCATGGCGGGCGCGCTGGCGCGGCTGCCCTTCGGCGAGGACGACACCGCGCTGGTCTCCACCCCGCTGGCGCATGTCGCCGTCCTCGGCGGGCTGCCGCAGTGCACCTGGGCGCGGCGCGGGACGGTCGTCCTGGCGCCCCGCTTCGACCCGGACCTGTTCGTCGACCTGGTCCGCGACCACCGGGTCACCTGCGCCTTCGCCGTCCCCGCCATGTCCGCCCTGCTGGCCCGCCACCCCCGCTTCACCGGCGGCGAGCTGGACACCCTGCGGTGGATCCTGTCGGGTGGCTCACCGGCCCAGACCGCCACCCGCGAGCAGTTCCGGGCCCGCGGGATCGGCGTGGTCAACTCCTACGGTCTGACCGAGACCAGCGCGGGCGTCACGTACTCCGCGCCCGAGGAGCCGGCGACCTCCACGGGCTCCCCCGTCCCGGAGGCGGAGTTGACGGTGGTGGACGCGACTGGGGCTCCCGCGCCGGTCGGCACACCCGGCGAGATCTGGGTGCGCGGGCCGTCGGTGGCGGACGCGTACTGGACCGCCACCGGATCGGTGCCCGTGGCCGATCGCGAGGGCTGGTTCCACTCCGGGGACCGCGGGCTGTTCGACGCCGAGGGCCGCCTCACGGTCGTCGGCCGGCTCAAGGAGACCATCATCACCGGCGGGGAGAACGTCGACCCCGCCGAGGTCGAGAACGCCCTCGCCGACTTCCCCGGCGTCGTCGAGGTCGCGGTGTCCGGGGCGCCTGACCCGGTCTGGGGCGAGGTCGTGACCGCCTTCCTCGTCACGGACTCCGGCACGCCGGCCCTGGAGGACGTCCGCGGTCATCTCGACGGCCGGCTCGCCCGGCACAAATGGCCCCGGCGCCTGTGCGTCGTGCCCGCACTGCCCCGCGGGGCCACCGGAAAGCTGCAGCGCGCGCGGCTGACGACGCTGCTGGACAACTGA